The segment GCCAATAAATTTAAAAAATTTTCAAGCCTTGGAACGCGGGTTCTCCCAAAGGGACTCCTTCGGAGGAATCACGCTGGAAGCGCTACTTCATTTATAAGCCAAATAAAATGTAACTACCCCGAATGTCAATCTCTGCATTTCAACTTTTTTAAAACCAACTTTATTCAAAATCCTCACAAATTCAATCCCCTCTGGAAATTTTAACACTGACTCAGGAAGATATGTATATGCATCGTCGTGTTTTGAAATAATTTTGCCAATTAACGGTAAAATTTTGCGAAAATAAAAAAGATAAACTTGTTTTAATGGCGCCCTTGGCAAGGAAAATTCAAGGACAGCGAGTTTACCACCAAATTTTAAAACCCTGTAAATTTCTTTTAAGCCATTTTCAAGCAAGGAAAAATTTCTCACTCCAAAAGCAACTAAGCAAACATCAAACACATTTTCCTTAAATGGCAAATTTTCCGCTTCTGCACATAAAAGAGACAAATTGTTTACACCGAGTTTTCTCGCTTTAACAGCAAAAATTTTAAGCATATTTAAAGAAACATCAACCCCGATTATCTCAACGGGGAATTTCTTATAAGCCGATAGAGAAAAATCGCCAGTTCCACAAGCAATGTCAATTATTTTCTCAGTTCCTGATAAA is part of the candidate division WOR-3 bacterium genome and harbors:
- the ubiE gene encoding bifunctional demethylmenaquinone methyltransferase/2-methoxy-6-polyprenyl-1,4-benzoquinol methylase UbiE, which produces MSKFNHNYIVRTDLKRKYVKQMFNSIARKYDFLNHLLSFGFDIWWRKYAVNKLNLSGTEKIIDIACGTGDFSLSAYKKFPVEIIGVDVSLNMLKIFAVKARKLGVNNLSLLCAEAENLPFKENVFDVCLVAFGVRNFSLLENGLKEIYRVLKFGGKLAVLEFSLPRAPLKQVYLFYFRKILPLIGKIISKHDDAYTYLPESVLKFPEGIEFVRILNKVGFKKVEMQRLTFGVVTFYLAYK